Proteins from a genomic interval of Actinoalloteichus hymeniacidonis:
- a CDS encoding SDR family oxidoreductase, whose amino-acid sequence MTTLITGARGNIGRLLVDTLAAAGHPVRATARDPRTLDLPNGVDTAALDLTAADDIEDVLSDIDTMFLYPTFGDISAFLAQARDAGVRYTVLLSSPAAYEPLEFDARIGHAHRTVERMLEESGLDHTVLYPSWLATNPRRDWAEEIRTTGRLGLAHPDAAFSPIHIQDIADVAAELLTRQRFRGRTLVLTGPESLTQREVVAAIGEHFGMEIPIDELTKEEALARRPPWLPAEVLTTLIDVAASSVGIPATINNSIERITGHPARTFREWLAEDPAGPLIR is encoded by the coding sequence ATGACCACTCTCATCACCGGGGCACGAGGCAACATCGGCCGGCTGCTGGTCGACACCCTGGCAGCGGCGGGCCATCCGGTACGGGCCACCGCCCGCGACCCGAGGACCCTTGACCTGCCCAATGGTGTCGACACCGCTGCCCTCGATCTCACCGCAGCCGACGACATCGAAGACGTCCTCAGTGACATCGACACGATGTTCCTCTACCCCACCTTCGGCGATATCAGTGCGTTCCTGGCGCAGGCCCGCGACGCGGGAGTCCGATACACCGTCCTCCTCTCCTCCCCGGCTGCCTATGAACCCCTTGAGTTCGACGCACGTATCGGCCACGCACACCGCACGGTGGAACGCATGCTCGAGGAATCCGGACTCGACCACACCGTGCTGTATCCCAGTTGGCTGGCCACCAACCCTCGGCGCGACTGGGCCGAGGAGATCCGCACCACCGGTCGGCTCGGCCTAGCCCACCCCGACGCGGCCTTCTCCCCCATCCACATCCAGGACATCGCCGACGTCGCCGCCGAACTCCTCACACGGCAGCGATTCCGAGGCCGGACATTGGTACTGACCGGCCCGGAATCACTCACCCAACGTGAGGTCGTCGCCGCCATCGGCGAGCACTTCGGCATGGAGATACCGATCGACGAACTGACCAAGGAGGAGGCATTGGCGCGGCGACCCCCGTGGCTGCCGGCAGAAGTCCTGACGACACTCATCGACGTGGCGGCCTCGTCGGTCGGAATCCCGGCCACCATCAACAACTCCATCGAACGCATCACCGGACACCCCGCTCGGACCTTCCGAGAGTGGCTGGCCGAGGACCCGGCTGGCCCATTGATTCGGTGA
- a CDS encoding zinc-binding dehydrogenase has translation MRALLIDHSAPGGLRLGEAAEPETADHQALIRVTSISLNHGEVGPELASATEGGVHGWDAAGVVERAAADGSGPAVGTSVVTLAMGGAWAELRAVDAAAVGVVPPESDLGAISTVPVAGASALRALHRLGPILGKRVLVTGATGGVGRYAVQLARLGGAHVVAATGDPDRHGADLRALGAHEVVSGSLEFTEPVNGVVDLVGGPQLVDAFARLGPGGTLVAVGHVTGTGENFPYGALLSDLHGHDRSIVTFQLAGCLGLAPDLTWLAARVASGELNPQVAWRGSWRRFGDAITALRERRLHGKAVLDID, from the coding sequence ATGCGTGCTCTACTGATCGACCACTCCGCTCCCGGTGGTCTGCGGCTCGGGGAAGCAGCGGAACCCGAAACCGCAGATCATCAGGCGCTGATCAGGGTGACCTCGATCTCTCTCAACCACGGCGAGGTTGGACCGGAACTCGCCTCCGCCACCGAAGGAGGAGTGCACGGTTGGGACGCCGCCGGGGTCGTCGAGCGGGCTGCCGCCGACGGTTCCGGTCCGGCCGTCGGTACCTCGGTGGTCACGCTGGCAATGGGTGGCGCGTGGGCCGAGTTGCGCGCGGTGGATGCCGCAGCCGTCGGCGTCGTGCCACCGGAGTCCGACCTCGGCGCGATCAGCACGGTCCCCGTCGCCGGTGCCAGCGCCCTACGTGCCCTGCACCGCCTGGGCCCGATCCTGGGCAAACGGGTGCTGGTGACCGGCGCCACCGGTGGAGTCGGCCGGTATGCGGTGCAACTCGCCCGACTCGGTGGTGCCCATGTCGTGGCCGCCACCGGTGATCCGGACCGACATGGCGCCGATCTGCGCGCACTGGGTGCCCACGAGGTCGTCTCGGGCTCATTGGAGTTCACGGAACCGGTGAACGGCGTGGTCGACCTGGTTGGCGGCCCTCAATTGGTCGATGCCTTCGCCAGGCTCGGCCCGGGTGGAACGCTGGTGGCGGTCGGCCACGTCACCGGGACCGGCGAGAACTTCCCCTACGGTGCTCTGTTGTCGGACCTGCACGGCCACGACCGGTCGATCGTGACATTCCAGCTCGCCGGTTGCCTCGGGCTCGCTCCCGACCTGACCTGGCTGGCGGCCCGGGTCGCCAGCGGGGAACTGAATCCACAGGTCGCCTGGCGCGGGAGCTGGCGTCGATTCGGCGACGCCATCACGGCCCTGCGAGAACGCAGACTGCACGGCAAGGCCGTCCTCGACATCGACTAG
- a CDS encoding pentapeptide repeat-containing protein gives MPETDQPSLRGERPDLLADCSRCFGLCCVALPFNASSDFAVTKAAGTPCHHLREDFGCGIHADLRREGFAGCTVFDCFGAGQKVSQHTFGGKDWRRAPHTAGQMYAVLPVMRQLHELLWYLTETLMIPQVEDLHGELRALRDRTDRLTMGTSAELRSVDVGAHRAEVNTLLLQVSERVRARVPGRRKNRRGADLIGADLRGADLRGANLRGALLIAADLTDADLRAADLIGVDFRDARLGGADLTGSIFLTQAQLNSAKGDETTRVPAALTRPQHW, from the coding sequence GTGCCCGAGACCGATCAGCCGTCGCTGCGTGGAGAGCGGCCGGACCTACTGGCCGACTGCTCCCGCTGCTTCGGATTGTGTTGCGTCGCGCTGCCGTTCAATGCCTCCTCGGACTTCGCGGTCACCAAGGCGGCGGGCACCCCGTGTCACCACCTACGGGAGGACTTCGGCTGCGGAATCCACGCCGATCTACGGCGCGAGGGTTTCGCAGGTTGCACGGTGTTCGATTGCTTCGGCGCAGGTCAGAAGGTCTCCCAGCACACCTTCGGCGGCAAGGACTGGCGTCGAGCGCCACATACCGCAGGGCAGATGTACGCGGTGCTTCCGGTGATGCGACAACTGCACGAGTTGCTGTGGTACCTGACCGAGACGCTGATGATTCCCCAGGTGGAGGACCTGCACGGTGAGCTGCGTGCGCTGCGCGACCGCACCGATCGCCTGACGATGGGCACCTCGGCGGAGTTGCGATCCGTGGATGTCGGTGCCCATCGCGCCGAGGTGAACACGCTGTTGCTACAGGTCAGCGAACGAGTCCGCGCCCGCGTTCCCGGGCGGCGGAAGAATCGTCGGGGCGCCGATCTGATCGGCGCGGATCTGCGCGGCGCAGACCTTCGCGGTGCCAATCTCCGGGGCGCCCTGTTGATCGCGGCCGATCTGACCGACGCGGATCTGCGCGCCGCGGATCTGATCGGCGTCGACTTCCGGGATGCTCGGTTGGGTGGCGCGGACCTGACCGGGAGTATCTTCCTCACCCAGGCACAGCTCAATTCCGCCAAGGGCGACGAGACCACCCGGGTACCTGCGGCATTGACGCGCCCGCAGCACTGGTAG
- a CDS encoding alpha/beta fold hydrolase, which produces MAEHRSSEVRTWYDDQGSGDPLLLLHGGFSDARDFDGNLAGLSDRFRVLRPERRGHGRTPDAEGPITFEVMAQDMIDFLDSVVGGPADVVGYSDGATVALLVALRRPDLVRQLVLISGVFHREGYAIDMDGDGEMPEEVVAAYGALSPDGVEHFPVVAEKIAQCAAEGPTLSEPELAGLACRTLVMTGDDDIVALEHLLALYRAVPRAELAVVPGTSHTLLQEKPAFCTRVITDFLTLDPVPTMIPIRRSS; this is translated from the coding sequence ATGGCGGAACACCGATCGTCCGAGGTGCGTACCTGGTATGACGATCAGGGCTCCGGAGATCCGTTGCTGTTGCTGCACGGCGGGTTCAGTGACGCGCGGGATTTCGATGGCAATCTCGCGGGCCTGTCCGATCGTTTCCGCGTTCTGCGGCCCGAGCGTCGGGGACACGGGCGCACTCCGGATGCGGAAGGTCCGATCACCTTCGAGGTGATGGCCCAGGACATGATCGACTTCCTCGATTCCGTCGTGGGTGGACCGGCCGACGTGGTCGGCTATAGCGACGGTGCGACGGTGGCGCTGTTGGTCGCCCTGCGGCGCCCCGATCTGGTCCGGCAGTTGGTACTGATCAGCGGTGTCTTCCACCGCGAGGGCTATGCGATCGACATGGACGGCGACGGCGAGATGCCCGAGGAAGTGGTGGCGGCCTACGGTGCCTTGTCCCCAGACGGCGTCGAGCATTTTCCCGTGGTGGCCGAGAAGATCGCGCAGTGCGCCGCCGAGGGGCCGACGTTGTCCGAACCCGAGCTAGCCGGCCTGGCGTGCCGGACGCTGGTCATGACCGGTGATGACGACATCGTGGCGTTGGAGCACCTCCTCGCGTTGTATCGAGCGGTTCCGCGCGCGGAACTGGCCGTGGTACCGGGCACCTCGCACACCTTGCTGCAGGAGAAGCCCGCGTTCTGTACCCGGGTGATCACAGACTTCCTGACCCTCGATCCCGTGCCCACCATGATCCCGATACGCCGTAGCTCCTGA
- a CDS encoding carboxylesterase/lipase family protein, which translates to MSEQPEVRTTEGVVQGRWRQGHAVFRGIPYAQPPVGALRFAAPAPPHRWEGTRQAVEFGPVVPLSLPIAVSPQGTDWLTLNVGTPDPGAAGLPVLVWIPVGGYLAAASSDPMYDPAALAVAGVVVVTINCRVGAEGFAFLDDAPPNRGFLDQIAALEWVQRNIAAFGGDPGQVTVGGVSAGAGSVAALLTMRSARGLFRRAIAHSVPGMHSTPALARQVTSAFADRLGAAAPTAEALRDIDPWHLAAELTSFNAGLHAHRASWGRLTETGTALCPVVDGEVLPESPWSALTGARANGTELLVGHARDEFRYFSVMSGRYGTFTEADAHAALELLAPQPDGARAYRAAFPQAGPEELVETVYSDALFRMPSQKLAEANAAAGGTSYLFELCWVAPVLGGILGACHSLDVPLAFGTLDSPVCSQFIGDEPTPEAVAISRELQDAWVRFVSTGNPGWSAHRPGWRLTRVLDTESKTLPYPEQASRQIWDGRSPEPYDLS; encoded by the coding sequence ATGTCCGAACAGCCAGAAGTACGGACCACGGAAGGCGTGGTGCAGGGGCGCTGGCGGCAGGGACACGCGGTGTTCCGCGGCATCCCCTACGCCCAACCCCCGGTCGGAGCGCTCCGGTTCGCCGCGCCCGCTCCGCCGCACCGCTGGGAGGGGACGAGGCAGGCGGTCGAGTTCGGCCCCGTGGTGCCGCTATCCCTGCCGATCGCCGTGTCCCCGCAGGGCACCGACTGGCTGACGCTCAACGTCGGCACTCCGGATCCCGGCGCGGCGGGACTGCCGGTGCTGGTGTGGATCCCCGTGGGCGGCTACCTCGCGGCGGCGTCGAGCGACCCGATGTACGACCCGGCGGCGCTGGCCGTGGCGGGAGTCGTCGTGGTGACCATCAACTGCCGCGTGGGCGCGGAGGGATTCGCATTCCTCGACGACGCGCCGCCCAACCGCGGATTCCTCGACCAGATCGCGGCGCTGGAGTGGGTGCAGCGCAACATCGCCGCCTTTGGAGGCGACCCCGGCCAGGTCACCGTGGGCGGGGTGTCCGCCGGGGCGGGCTCGGTCGCCGCCCTGCTGACGATGAGGTCAGCGCGCGGACTGTTCCGGCGAGCCATCGCCCACTCGGTGCCGGGGATGCACAGCACCCCCGCGCTCGCACGGCAGGTCACCTCGGCTTTCGCGGACCGGCTCGGCGCGGCGGCCCCCACCGCAGAGGCCCTGCGTGACATCGACCCATGGCACCTGGCGGCCGAGCTCACCTCCTTCAACGCCGGCCTCCACGCGCACCGGGCGAGCTGGGGACGCCTCACGGAGACCGGCACCGCGCTGTGTCCCGTCGTCGACGGCGAGGTCCTCCCGGAATCGCCTTGGTCCGCGCTGACCGGGGCGCGCGCGAACGGAACCGAGCTGCTCGTCGGCCACGCCCGAGATGAATTCCGCTACTTCAGCGTCATGAGCGGGCGGTACGGCACCTTCACCGAGGCGGACGCCCACGCAGCCCTGGAACTGCTCGCCCCACAGCCGGACGGCGCACGGGCCTACCGTGCCGCTTTCCCGCAGGCAGGCCCGGAGGAGCTGGTGGAGACGGTCTACTCCGACGCCCTCTTCCGTATGCCGTCGCAGAAGCTGGCCGAGGCGAACGCCGCAGCAGGCGGCACCTCGTATCTGTTCGAACTGTGCTGGGTTGCCCCGGTTCTCGGTGGCATCCTGGGTGCCTGCCACAGCCTCGACGTGCCCCTGGCATTCGGCACACTGGACAGCCCCGTCTGCAGTCAGTTCATCGGCGATGAGCCCACTCCCGAGGCGGTCGCAATCTCTCGTGAACTCCAAGATGCATGGGTCCGCTTCGTCAGCACCGGCAACCCGGGCTGGTCCGCCCACCGGCCCGGCTGGCGCCTCACTCGCGTCCTCGACACCGAGTCGAAGACCCTGCCCTACCCGGAACAGGCATCCCGTCAGATCTGGGACGGTCGCTCCCCCGAACCCTACGATCTCTCGTGA
- a CDS encoding M23 family metallopeptidase, producing the protein MTLRTRNPFLRRRAGKAVIATALAGASLLGGQPLLAGASEAPAPTEQGVEVSAEQDAGAAMAPLYNDVAPTLQFHTLAGEAQAHSARVAEQAAAEAEANRPEFVKPAEGTFTSGYGARWGTNHFGIDIAGPIGTPVVSATDGTVINAGPATGFGQWVRVQAPDGTITTYGHVETFTASVGEQVKAGDQIATIGNRGQSTGPHLHFEVNVGGQKLDPQPWLAERGINVQ; encoded by the coding sequence TTGACGCTGCGTACCCGTAACCCGTTTCTTCGTCGTCGTGCCGGTAAGGCCGTGATCGCCACCGCGTTGGCCGGTGCCTCCCTGCTGGGCGGCCAGCCGCTGCTCGCGGGAGCCTCCGAGGCCCCGGCGCCGACCGAGCAGGGTGTCGAGGTCAGCGCCGAGCAGGACGCCGGTGCGGCGATGGCCCCGCTGTACAACGACGTCGCCCCCACGCTGCAGTTCCACACCCTCGCGGGTGAGGCCCAGGCCCATTCCGCCCGGGTCGCCGAGCAGGCGGCTGCGGAGGCGGAGGCCAACCGTCCGGAGTTCGTCAAGCCCGCCGAGGGCACCTTCACCTCCGGCTACGGCGCCCGGTGGGGTACCAACCACTTCGGTATCGACATCGCCGGCCCCATCGGCACCCCCGTGGTCTCGGCCACCGACGGCACGGTGATCAACGCCGGGCCGGCCACCGGCTTCGGCCAGTGGGTCCGCGTCCAGGCACCCGACGGCACGATCACCACCTACGGCCACGTCGAGACCTTCACCGCGAGTGTGGGTGAGCAGGTCAAGGCCGGGGATCAGATCGCCACGATCGGTAACCGTGGCCAGTCCACCGGACCGCACCTGCACTTCGAGGTCAACGTCGGCGGCCAGAAGCTCGACCCCCAGCCCTGGCTGGCCGAGCGCGGCATCAACGTCCAGTAA
- a CDS encoding TetR/AcrR family transcriptional regulator, with protein sequence MVDPALASNTRSRTRQAILSAACSVLAHNHTATLPEIADAAGVSRTTLRRYFPDRDSLMNAAVQDSLDALERSVDEAALDQGPPLEAMRRLVAAMVAVGDRLMFLFGDDRVLEGHEAPDDLESPADPVIALIERGQAEGVFDPEVSPGWIQRVLWGVVYTGCEDADQGRLPRHGVASTVIRTFENGIRAR encoded by the coding sequence ATGGTTGACCCGGCGCTCGCATCGAACACCCGCAGTCGAACGCGCCAGGCCATTCTCAGCGCGGCGTGTTCGGTGCTCGCCCACAACCACACCGCGACGTTGCCCGAGATCGCTGATGCCGCAGGTGTCAGCCGCACGACCTTGCGGCGGTATTTCCCCGATCGGGACAGCCTCATGAATGCCGCGGTGCAGGACTCCCTGGATGCGCTGGAGCGTTCCGTCGACGAAGCGGCGCTCGACCAGGGCCCGCCCTTGGAGGCGATGCGCCGACTGGTGGCGGCCATGGTCGCTGTCGGGGACCGGTTGATGTTCCTCTTCGGTGACGACCGGGTGCTCGAGGGACATGAGGCTCCCGACGATCTCGAGTCACCGGCCGACCCGGTGATCGCCCTGATCGAACGCGGCCAGGCCGAAGGGGTCTTCGACCCGGAGGTGAGTCCCGGCTGGATCCAACGGGTGCTCTGGGGAGTGGTCTACACCGGCTGTGAGGACGCCGACCAGGGAAGGCTGCCCCGACACGGCGTGGCGAGCACCGTGATCCGCACCTTCGAGAACGGGATTCGCGCTCGATAG
- a CDS encoding acyl-CoA thioesterase has translation MNLLFRLLWLRIRSRRWPRTDIWAGTRTPFRVTLTDLDLQMHMNNGKYLSLLDLGRIDMMNRSGLWSKVLAKGWYPVVAGQTITYRKSLKLGERFAIHSRIAGFDERAVYIEQSFYCGTDLYARATVKARFLKRAGGSVSQQELADLVGGFPEDLQLPDWITDWSDATRLKSARSAG, from the coding sequence ATGAATCTCCTCTTTCGGCTGCTGTGGCTGCGCATTCGTTCGCGTCGCTGGCCGAGAACCGACATCTGGGCGGGGACTCGAACCCCTTTCCGGGTCACGCTGACCGATCTCGACCTGCAGATGCACATGAACAACGGCAAGTACCTCTCACTGCTGGACCTGGGCCGTATCGACATGATGAACCGGTCCGGTCTCTGGTCGAAGGTCCTCGCCAAGGGCTGGTACCCGGTGGTGGCAGGCCAGACCATCACCTATCGCAAGTCACTCAAGCTCGGCGAACGCTTCGCCATCCACTCGCGCATCGCGGGTTTCGACGAGCGTGCCGTGTATATCGAGCAGTCCTTCTACTGCGGAACCGACCTCTACGCCCGAGCCACCGTCAAAGCCCGCTTCCTCAAGCGTGCAGGCGGGTCGGTATCGCAGCAGGAACTGGCCGACCTCGTCGGAGGTTTCCCCGAGGACCTGCAGCTGCCGGACTGGATCACCGACTGGTCCGACGCCACGCGCCTGAAGTCGGCACGGTCCGCAGGCTGA
- a CDS encoding TetR/AcrR family transcriptional regulator codes for MPKQVDHHGRREAIARALWRVVEQRGITQLTMRVVAQEAGMSLGQLQHYFASRTAMLSFAMDLASEQTSARVHQRLEELGDRPHPRDVLRLTLAEMLPLHSDARATSRMSAAYVLEALHDEAVHEQARRGLIQGRALVERLVHQAIDDGYIDSGRDPATETNLLLALTGLTPLIELDVIEPQDAIAAIDVHLDRLFRST; via the coding sequence TTGCCGAAGCAGGTGGATCACCACGGACGCCGCGAAGCGATCGCCCGCGCGCTGTGGCGGGTGGTGGAGCAGCGCGGCATCACACAGTTGACGATGCGCGTGGTGGCGCAGGAGGCGGGCATGTCACTCGGGCAACTGCAGCACTACTTCGCCTCCCGGACCGCCATGCTCTCCTTCGCCATGGACCTGGCATCCGAGCAGACCTCGGCGCGCGTACACCAGCGACTCGAAGAGCTTGGTGACCGCCCGCACCCTCGTGACGTGCTGCGCCTGACGCTCGCGGAAATGCTCCCCCTGCACTCCGACGCGCGCGCGACCAGCCGGATGAGCGCTGCCTACGTCCTGGAGGCGCTGCACGACGAGGCCGTGCACGAGCAGGCGCGCCGCGGCCTCATCCAAGGGCGGGCCCTCGTCGAGCGGCTGGTCCACCAGGCGATCGACGACGGGTACATCGACTCCGGCCGCGACCCAGCGACCGAGACCAACCTGCTTCTCGCTCTCACCGGCTTGACCCCCCTGATCGAACTCGACGTGATCGAGCCCCAGGACGCGATCGCCGCAATCGACGTGCATCTGGACCGGCTGTTCAGGAGTACGTGA
- a CDS encoding alpha/beta fold hydrolase yields MHDVNIWSEEFGAETDTPILLIMGSMSQGVLWPDEFIDRLVAGGRRVIRYDHRDTGRSDTVDFTATPYTWDDIKNDVYRVMDAHGLDSAHLVCHSAGGTLGQFIAVERPERVSSLAVIGSSPLGGGEGAVLMRALLGEAQPEGSLPEPSPEFVAFFRALMTAAPPADRSAQIDGMVEEQRLLHGTGLPFDEDAARKLQELIHDRARDLTAVANHRMAAAAKPDFEPVGVLNQVKARTLVIEGSHEPVKPGHSAVIAEQIPGARLMILQGMGHTLPSEVHEELAAAILEHTAG; encoded by the coding sequence ATGCATGACGTGAACATCTGGAGCGAAGAGTTCGGCGCCGAGACGGATACGCCGATCCTCTTGATCATGGGGTCGATGTCCCAGGGCGTCCTGTGGCCGGATGAATTTATCGATCGGCTGGTTGCAGGCGGCCGCCGAGTGATCCGGTACGACCATCGAGACACCGGTAGGTCGGACACCGTCGACTTCACCGCAACGCCGTACACCTGGGACGACATCAAAAACGATGTCTACCGCGTCATGGACGCTCATGGGTTGGACAGCGCACACCTGGTCTGCCACTCGGCGGGAGGAACGCTCGGCCAGTTCATCGCGGTGGAGCGGCCCGAACGGGTGTCCTCGCTGGCGGTCATCGGTTCCTCGCCGCTGGGGGGCGGTGAAGGTGCAGTGCTCATGCGGGCTCTGCTGGGGGAAGCACAGCCTGAGGGCAGTCTGCCCGAACCCTCACCGGAATTCGTGGCCTTCTTCCGCGCGCTGATGACCGCCGCGCCGCCTGCGGACCGATCCGCTCAGATCGACGGAATGGTCGAGGAACAACGTCTGCTCCACGGCACCGGCCTGCCCTTCGACGAGGATGCAGCACGAAAGCTGCAGGAACTGATCCACGACCGGGCCCGCGACCTAACGGCCGTGGCCAATCATCGAATGGCCGCAGCAGCCAAGCCGGACTTCGAACCGGTCGGCGTGTTGAACCAGGTGAAGGCGCGCACGCTGGTCATCGAGGGCAGCCACGAGCCGGTCAAGCCGGGGCACAGCGCGGTCATCGCCGAGCAGATCCCGGGTGCGCGACTGATGATTCTGCAGGGCATGGGCCACACGTTGCCGTCGGAAGTGCACGAAGAACTGGCCGCCGCGATCCTGGAACACACCGCTGGCTGA
- a CDS encoding endonuclease/exonuclease/phosphatase family protein, translated as MTYNALGIMRGEVDTEVEPGRHMVVDFLSAQIAQGRPNVVGLQEVCESQVTLLVEALSELGHPMEYAFGPGQHSERVTRECSDVRGREDAVDEHRGGMALLVREPMLTSVVYTDTSSYRVGDDPLDEAARGICAYTAEPTTVRACVAHMSSDSSEFTAQFDALNLQWQLDDPMLPTILLGDFNATPTPTDGEPDLMSRLYSSEVTPPGTGIFREVSECGRDDPTAADGCTQRSRSGPWTYLSQNPRKIDYVFVDQEHFGEVVSSRVTIDEAECGRMRCSDHRMLWGWASLSYEAAEPGTVCEAIVMTAADHPAEVTVRQGEVPCFEATRIMQEYYLALGDGAAPGIGGGGPVEVGPWTCVSGPATEPGSSCVRDGGARIEAAIW; from the coding sequence ATGACCTACAACGCATTGGGGATCATGCGCGGTGAGGTCGACACCGAGGTCGAGCCAGGTCGACACATGGTCGTGGACTTCCTCAGCGCACAGATCGCGCAAGGGCGCCCGAATGTGGTGGGACTCCAAGAGGTCTGCGAGAGCCAGGTGACGCTGTTAGTCGAGGCGTTGAGCGAGCTGGGTCATCCGATGGAGTACGCGTTCGGCCCGGGTCAGCACAGCGAACGGGTGACACGGGAGTGTTCCGATGTCCGCGGGCGGGAGGATGCCGTCGACGAACATCGAGGTGGCATGGCGTTGCTCGTCCGAGAACCGATGTTGACATCGGTGGTGTACACGGACACGTCGTCATATCGCGTCGGGGACGATCCCCTCGATGAGGCCGCCCGAGGGATTTGCGCCTACACCGCCGAACCGACCACCGTTCGTGCCTGTGTGGCTCATATGTCGAGCGATAGCAGTGAATTCACCGCGCAGTTCGACGCCCTGAACCTGCAATGGCAGCTCGACGACCCGATGCTTCCGACGATCCTGCTGGGCGACTTCAACGCCACGCCGACGCCGACCGATGGGGAACCGGATCTGATGTCGAGGTTGTATTCGTCGGAGGTGACGCCGCCGGGTACGGGAATCTTCCGCGAGGTATCCGAATGCGGCCGCGATGATCCCACGGCTGCCGACGGGTGCACGCAACGATCACGTTCTGGCCCATGGACCTATCTGTCACAGAACCCGAGGAAGATCGATTACGTATTCGTCGACCAAGAGCACTTCGGCGAAGTGGTGTCATCACGGGTGACCATCGACGAGGCCGAGTGCGGCCGAATGCGTTGCTCGGATCACCGGATGCTGTGGGGATGGGCCTCGTTGTCCTATGAGGCAGCCGAACCCGGAACGGTCTGCGAAGCGATCGTGATGACGGCGGCGGACCACCCCGCCGAGGTGACGGTTCGCCAGGGCGAGGTGCCGTGTTTCGAGGCGACCCGAATCATGCAGGAGTACTACCTCGCCCTGGGTGACGGCGCCGCGCCAGGCATCGGCGGTGGCGGACCGGTGGAGGTTGGGCCGTGGACCTGCGTCAGCGGTCCCGCCACAGAACCAGGTTCGAGTTGTGTGCGCGACGGCGGGGCCCGTATCGAGGCGGCGATCTGGTGA
- a CDS encoding winged helix-turn-helix transcriptional regulator, producing the protein MRRTYRRDELRRGLAPQTQPMLTRQLRELDADGVS; encoded by the coding sequence ATGCGCAGGACGTATCGCCGCGATGAGCTGCGGCGCGGACTCGCGCCGCAGACGCAGCCGATGCTCACCCGACAACTCCGGGAGCTCGATGCCGACGGTGTGTCGTGA
- a CDS encoding nitroreductase/quinone reductase family protein: MSISFNDAVINEYRANGGKISGPLADSDLLLLTTTGARSKKQHTVALGYVHHEGLLLIVGSYLGAPRHPDWYHNLLAHPEVRVELGDAEFDAIAVPAEGDRRDQLFAAVVRAAPGYGDYQANTARELPVVVLERWETPAAARRTITTLADKILEIHAWLRAQLSQVRAETEAYFAAREQHPDPAFVPSLGMQIRQHCLAFCGTLEFHHTSEDAHIFPVMAGYHPHLREAFDRLGTEHLDIARIKEDLVALLRDITSADPHRFRDELDGMARRLLAHLDYEESVLVPLLADVPFPPVHPQSDTRD, from the coding sequence ATGTCCATATCGTTCAACGACGCCGTCATCAACGAATACCGTGCCAACGGAGGAAAGATCAGCGGCCCGCTAGCGGACAGCGACCTGCTATTGCTGACGACCACGGGTGCTCGATCGAAGAAGCAGCACACCGTTGCGCTCGGGTACGTGCACCACGAGGGACTGCTGCTGATCGTGGGGTCGTATCTCGGCGCACCCCGCCACCCGGACTGGTACCACAACCTGCTCGCCCATCCCGAGGTACGAGTCGAACTCGGCGATGCGGAGTTCGACGCTATCGCCGTCCCCGCCGAGGGCGACCGGCGGGACCAACTATTCGCCGCAGTGGTGCGCGCAGCGCCCGGATACGGCGATTACCAGGCCAACACCGCCCGAGAACTACCTGTCGTGGTGTTGGAACGCTGGGAGACACCGGCGGCGGCACGCCGGACGATCACCACTCTGGCCGACAAGATCCTGGAGATTCATGCCTGGCTACGGGCTCAGTTGAGTCAGGTGCGTGCCGAGACCGAGGCGTACTTCGCCGCGCGAGAGCAACACCCGGACCCCGCATTCGTACCCAGCCTCGGCATGCAGATCCGCCAACATTGCCTGGCCTTCTGCGGGACGCTGGAGTTCCACCACACCAGCGAGGACGCCCACATCTTTCCCGTGATGGCCGGGTATCACCCGCACCTGCGGGAGGCCTTCGACAGGCTCGGTACGGAACACCTGGACATCGCGCGTATCAAGGAGGATCTCGTCGCGCTGCTGCGCGACATCACCAGCGCCGATCCACACCGCTTTCGCGACGAGCTGGATGGCATGGCGAGGAGGCTCCTGGCACACCTCGACTACGAGGAATCGGTCCTGGTGCCGCTTCTCGCCGACGTGCCCTTCCCACCGGTCCACCCGCAAAGCGACACCCGCGACTGA